The window GCTTGCCGCGCTGACGCTGGTATTGCTGCTCAGCGGCTGCACCGTGTACCCCAGCAAAGTGCCGTTCGATCAGGGCTATGCCCGCTGCGAACTGGTATCACGCCAGCTGGCACTGAACTATGAGTGGCTGGAGGCGAACACACATGCCAACCTGCTACGGGGGCTGGGGGATTGTCAGCAAAGCACCGAAGTGTGCCTCGCAGCCTATGTGGTGATTGTCGGAGGCTGGACCGCCGGCAGCGCTATCGTCTCCGGCTCTGTTTATCTGGCGGGTAATACCATTCACTGGCTGGAGTATCAGGGGCGCTGCGCCGACAGCGGATTACGGCAGCTGATCAAACGCGTACAGCCGCCATTGCAATCTGCGCCCATGCAGATCAGCCGTTACTGACGGCAGGTTATTGAAGGCGGGCACTAAGCGCCTGCAGCAGCGGCACCAGACGTTGTGGATAATGCGGCGGGGCGATATAGCCACGATAAGCGCCCTGTTTATCCAGAATCACCAGATTGGCACTGTGATCCATCAGATAAGCCACACCTTCGCCGCGCTCCACCTTGCCGTACACCGCATTGAGTTCTGCCGCCAGCACGCCCAGACCAGCGGCATTACCGGTTAAACCCAGAAAACTCTTATTGAAGTACGCCATATAAGGCTGCAGAGACTGCGGACTGTCGCGTTCAGGATCGACCGACACCAGCACCACCTGCCATTGTTCGCGGATATCCGCCGGCAGCTGTTTCCAGCTGCGGCTGAGATCGGCGAGGGTGGTCGGGCAGATATCCGGGCAAAAGGTATAACCAAAAAACAGCAGCACATTGC of the Thalassolituus hydrocarboniclasticus genome contains:
- a CDS encoding SCO family protein, giving the protein MKKAIVLFLLLLAAWLAGAGVAYAPQWQQTQLLQQDGLMLFPRALAVSDQTFINQHGQRMALSELQGRNVLLFFGYTFCPDICPTTLADLSRSWKQLPADIREQWQVVLVSVDPERDSPQSLQPYMAYFNKSFLGLTGNAAGLGVLAAELNAVYGKVERGEGVAYLMDHSANLVILDKQGAYRGYIAPPHYPQRLVPLLQALSARLQ